Proteins encoded by one window of Lathyrus oleraceus cultivar Zhongwan6 chromosome 1, CAAS_Psat_ZW6_1.0, whole genome shotgun sequence:
- the LOC127110291 gene encoding secreted RxLR effector protein 161-like — MDSCKAMPTPMGSGSYVDQDKSGVSIDITKYRGMIGSLLYLTASHPDIMFIACLCACFQANPKESHLITVKRIMKYLKGTTNVGLWYPKGSICNLVGYSDADYAGSKTDRKNTSGTCHILRNELVSWACKKQACVALSTVKAEYIAAGN, encoded by the exons ATGGATAGTTGCAAGGCAATGCCTACTCCAATGGGATCCGGATCTTATGTTGATCAAGATAAATCAGGTGTTTCGATTGATATCacaaaatatcgaggtatgattggttccttACTTTATTTGACGGCAAGCCATCCTGATATAATGTTCATTGCGTGTCTTTGTGCGTGTTTTCAAGCCAATCCAAAGGAATCGCATCTCATAACTGTTAAAAggatcatgaagtatctcaaaggaacaacaAATGTCGGcctatggtatcctaaaggtagtatTTGCAATTTAGTTGGCTATTCTGACGCTGATTATGCAGGAAGTAAAACTGATAGAAAAAACACTAGTGGTACATGTCACATTCTTAGAAATGAATTAGTATCATGGGCTTGCAAGAAACAAGCATGTGTTGCTCTTAGCACTGTCAAAGCGGAATACATAGCAGCag GTAATTGA